In the Mus pahari chromosome 19, PAHARI_EIJ_v1.1, whole genome shotgun sequence genome, one interval contains:
- the Zc3h4 gene encoding zinc finger CCCH domain-containing protein 4 isoform X3, whose amino-acid sequence MLRGREDGELEEGELEDDGAEETQDTPGGQERSRKEKGEKHHSDSDEEKSHRRLKRKRKKEREKEKRRSKKRRKSKHKRHASSSDDFSDFSDDSDFSPSEKGHRKYRDYSPPYAPSHQQYSSSHNTPLPKKSYSKMDSKGYSMYEDYENEQYGEYEGDEEEDMGKEDYDDFTKELNQYRRAKEGSSRGRGSRGRGRGYRGRGSRGGSRGRGMGRGGRGRGRGSMGEHPEDEEDLYEEEAEYGESEEPMGDEDYDDYSKELNQYRRSKDSRGRGLSRGRGRGSRGGRGKGMGRGRGRGGRGGMSKGGVNDDEDFYDDDMGDGGGGGYRRSDHDKPHQQSDKKGKVICKYFVEGRCTWGDHCNFSHDIELPKKRELCKFYITGFCARAENCPYMHGDFPCKLYHTTGNCINGDDCMFSHDPLTEETRELLDKMLADDAEAGAEDEKEVEELKKQGINPLPKPPPGVGLLPTPPRPPGPPAPTSPNGRPMQGGPPPPPPPPPPPPGPPQMPLPTHEPLSPQQLQQDMYNKKIPSLFEIVVRPTGQLAEKLGVRFPGPGGPSGPMGPGPNMGPPGPMGGPMHPDMHPDMHPDMHPDMHPDMHPDMHPDMHPDMPMGPGMNPGPPMGPGGPPMMPYGPGDSPHSGMMPPIPPAQNFYENFYPQQEGMEMEPGLVGDAEDYGHYEELPGQPGEPLFPEHPLEPDSFPEGGPPGRPKAGAGVPDFLPSAQRALYLRIQQKQQEEERARRLAESSKQDRENEEGDTGNWYSSDEDEGGSSVTSILKTLRQQTSSRPQASVGEQSSIGLGDPRLQKGHPTGSRLSDPRLSRDPRLSRHAETSGGSGPGDSGPSDPRLARALPTSKAEGNLHSNPAGPSSSKGQPPAEEEEGERALREKAVNIPLDPLPGHPLRDPRSQLQQFSHIKKDVTLSKPSFARTVLWNPEDLIPLPIPKQDVPPVPAALQSLPALDPRLHRSTPPGPPNTRQRPGSTDPSTSGSNLPDFELLSRILKTVNVNTPGQSEKPSDPRVRKTPTDPRLQKPADPAAASRAAKPCPTEASPPAASPSGDSSPPATAPYDPRVLAAGGLGQGSSSGQSSVLSGISLYDPRTPNAGGKTAEPASDTSAQPKGPEGNGKGSTSKAKEPPFVRKSALEQPETGKASADGATATDRYNSYNRPRPKATAAPTAASSTPPPEGATPQPGVHNLPVPTLFGTVKPTPKTGTGSPFAGNSPAREGEQDAGSLKDVFKGFDPTASPFCQ is encoded by the exons GGAAGATGGTGAGTTGGAAGAAGGTGAACTGGAAGACGATGGGGCTGAGGAGACCCAGGATACCcctggaggacaggagaggagtcggaaagaaaagggagagaagcaTCACAGCGACTCGGATGAGGAGAAGTCCCACAGGAGGCTGAAGCGGAAGCGGAAGAAGGAgcgggagaaggaaaagaggaggtcCAAGAAAAGGCGGAAATCCAAGCACAAA CGCCATGCTTCCTCCAGCGATGACTTCTCGGACTTCTCAGATGACTCAGATTTCAGCCCCAGTGAGAAGGGTCACCGCAAGTACCGGGACTATAGTCCCCCATATGCACCA tcccaccagcaatacTCCTCGTCACACAACACACCACTGCCCAAGAAGTCCTACTCCAAGATGGACAGCAAGGGGTACAGCATGTACGAGGACTACGAGAACGAGCAGTATGGGGAGTACGAGGGGGATGAAGAGGAGGACATGGGTAAGGAAGACTATGATGACTTCACCAAAGAACTGAACCAGTACCGGCGTGCCAAGGAGGGCAGCAGCAGGGGCAGAG GTAGCCGAGGCCGAGGCAGGGGCTACAGGGGCCGTGGGAGCCGAGGAGGATCTCGAGGCCGAGGCATGGGCAGGGGCGGCCGCGGCCGAGGCCGAGGCTCCATGGGGGAGCATCCAGAGGACGAGGAGGACTTGtatgaggaggaggcagag TATGGAGAAAGTGAGGAGCCCATGGGAGACGAGGATTATGATGACTATTCCAAGGAGCTGAACCAGTACCGCAGGTCCAAGGATAGCCGAGGTCGAG GGTTAAGTCGAGGCCGAGGCCGTGGTTCCCGAGGAGGCCGAGGGAAGGGGATGGGCCGGGGCAGAGGTCGAGGCGGCAGAGGTGGAATGAGCAAGGGCGGAGTGAATGATGATGAGGACTTCTACGATGATGACATGGGC GACGGTGGAGGCGGAGGCTACCGGCGGAGTGACCACGACAAGCCCCACCAGCAGTCTGACAAGAAAGGCAAAGTCATCTGCAAGTACTTCGTGGAGGGGCGGTGCACCTGG GGAGACCACTGCAATTTTAGCCATGATATTGAGCTACCGAAGAAGCGAGAGCTGTGCAAATTTTACATTACGGGGTTCTGTGCTCGTGCTGAGAACTGCCCCTACATGCACG GTGACTTTCCATGTAAGTTATACCACACCACTGGGAACTGTATCAATGGTGACGACTGCATGTTCTCCCATGACCCGCTGACGGAAGAGACACGAGAGCTCCTAGATAAG ATGTTGGCTGATGATGCAGAAGCAGGTGCTGAGGACGAGAAGGAAGTAGAGGAGCTGAAGAAGCAGGGCATCAACCCTTTGCCCAAGCCACCTCCTGGTGTAGGGCTCCTGCCTACTCCTCCGCGGCCCCCTGGgcctccagcccccacctctccTAATGGCAGGCCCATGCAAGGTGGCCCTCCTCCACCAccgcctcctcctccaccacctcctggACCTCCTCAGATGCCCCTGCCAACACATGAGCCACTGTCTCCACAGCAGCTACAGCAGGACATGTACAACAAGAAGATCCCCTCTTTGTTTGAGATTGTGGTGCGGCCCACGGGGCAGCTAGCTGAGAAGCTGGGCGTGAG GTTCCCTGGGCCCGGTGGACCCTCAGGGCCAATGGGTCCTGGCCCCAACATGGGACCCCCAGGGCCAATGGGAGGACCCATGCATCCTGACATGCACCCCGACATGCACCCAGACATGCACCCCGACATGCACCCTGACATGCATCCTGACATGCACCCCGACATGCACCCTGACATGCCAATGGGCCCTGGCATGAACCCTGGCCCTCCCATGGGTCCTGGTGGCCCCCCAATGATGCCCTATGGTCCTGGAGACTCCCCACATTCTGGAATGATGCCTCCTATCCCGCCAGCCCAGAACTTCTATGAGAACTTCTACCCGCAGCAAGAGGGCATGGAAATGGAGCCGGGTCTTGTTGGAGATGCAG AGGACTACGGGCACTACGAAGAGCTGCCGGGGCAGCCTGGGGAGCCCCTCTTCCCTGAGCACCCTCTGGAGCCTGACAGCTTCCCCGAGGGAGGGCCCCCAGGCCGGCCGAAGGCGGGCGCCGGTGTACCCGACTTCTTGCCCTCGGCTCAGAGGGCCCtgtacctgaggatccagcagaagcagcaggaggaggagagagcgaGGAGGCTGGCTGAGAGCAGCAAACAGGACCGGGAGAATGAGGAAG GTGACACTGGAAACTGGTACTCAAGTGACGAGGATGAAGGGGGAAGCAGTGTCACATCCATCCTCAAGACCTTGAGGCAACAGACATCAAGCCGACCCCAGGCTTCAGTCGGGGAACAGAGCAGCATTGGGCTAGGGGATCCCCGCCTCCAGAAGGGACACCCCACAGGAAGCCGGCTGTCTGACCCCCGCCTCAGCCGGGACCCCAGACTCAGCCGCCACGCAGAGACTTCAGGAGGGTCTGGCCCAGGGGACTCGGGGCCCTCTGACCCTCGGTTGGCTCGTGCTCTGCCCACCTCCAAGGCTGAAGGCAACCTTCATTCCAACCCTGCAGGCCCCAGCAGTTCAAAAGGACAGCCCCCTgcggaagaggaggaaggggagagagccTTGCGGGAAAAGGCAGTGAACATTCCCCTGGACCCTCTGCCTGGACACCCACTACGGGACCCTCGCTCTCAGCTGCAACAGTTCAGCCACATCAAAAAGGATGTGACCCTGAGCAAGCCGAGCTTTGCTCGTACCGTGCTCTGGAACCCTGAAGACCTGATCCCCCTGCCCATCCCCAAGCAGGACGTGCCCCCAGTGCCTGCTGCCCTGCAGTCCCTACCTGCTCTAGATCCTAGGCTACACCGCTCCACACCCCCTGGGCCTCCCAACACCCGGCAGCGTCCAGGCTCCACAGATCCCAGCACCTCTGGCTCTAACCTacctgactttgaactcctctCTCGAATCCTCAAGACTGTCAATGTCAATACCCCTGGCCAGAGTGAAAAGCCCAGCGATCCCAGGGTGCGGAAGACCCCTACTGACCCCAGGTTACAGAAGCCAGCAGATCCTGCGGCAGCCTCCCGTGCAGCCAAGCCCTGTCCCACCGAAGCATCGCCTCCTGCTGCCAGCCCAAGCGGGGATTCATCCCCACCGGCCACGGCTCCCTATGACCCCCGAGTGCTGGCGGCTGGTGGCTTGGGCCAGGGCAGCAGCAGCGGGCAGAGCAGTGTGCTGAGTGGTATCAGCCTATATGACCCAAGGACTCCCAATGCAGGTGGCAAAACTGCAGAGCCAGCTTCTGACACAAGTGCTCAGCCCAAGGGTCCTGAGGGCAATGGCAAGGGCTCCACCTCCAAGGCGAAAGAGCCTCCGTTTGTCCGGAAATCTGCCCTAGAGCAGCCAGAGACAGGGAAGGCCAGCGCAGATGGGGCCACAGCCACGGACAGATACAATAGCTACAACCGGCCCCGGCCCAAGGCCACCGCAGCCCCCACTGCTGCCTCATCTACCCCGCCCCCTGAGGGGGCCACACcccagcctggggtacacaaCCTGCCAGTGCCCACTCTCTTTGGGACTGTAAAGCCGACCCCCAAAACAGGCACAGGGAGCCCATTTGCTGGCAACAGCCCTGCCCGTGAGGGTGAGCAGGATGCGGGGTCCCTGAAGGACGTTTTTAAAGGCTTTGACCCCACAGCCTCCCCCTTCTGCCAGTAG
- the Zc3h4 gene encoding zinc finger CCCH domain-containing protein 4 isoform X4, which yields MEAVPGTPPPPPSESPPPPSPPPPSTPSPPPCSPDGRAATPHLLHHRLPLPDDREDGELEEGELEDDGAEETQDTPGGQERSRKEKGEKHHSDSDEEKSHRRLKRKRKKEREKEKRRSKKRRKSKHKRHASSSDDFSDFSDDSDFSPSEKGHRKYRDYSPPYAPSHQQYSSSHNTPLPKKSYSKMDSKGYSMYEDYENEQYGEYEGDEEEDMGKEDYDDFTKELNQYRRAKEGSSRGRGSRGRGRGYRGRGSRGGSRGRGMGRGGRGRGRGSMGEHPEDEEDLYEEEAEYGESEEPMGDEDYDDYSKELNQYRRSKDSRGRGLSRGRGRGSRGGRGKGMGRGRGRGGRGGMSKGGVNDDEDFYDDDMGDGGGGGYRRSDHDKPHQQSDKKGKVICKYFVEGRCTWGDHCNFSHDIELPKKRELCKFYITGFCARAENCPYMHGDFPCKLYHTTGNCINGDDCMFSHDPLTEETRELLDKMLADDAEAGAEDEKEVEELKKQGINPLPKPPPGVGLLPTPPRPPGPPAPTSPNGRPMQGGPPPPPPPPPPPPGPPQMPLPTHEPLSPQQLQQDMYNKKIPSLFEIVVRPTGQLAEKLGVRFPGPGGPSGPMGPGPNMGPPGPMGGPMHPDMHPDMHPDMHPDMHPDMHPDMHPDMHPDMPMGPGMNPGPPMGPGGPPMMPYGPGDSPHSGMMPPIPPAQNFYENFYPQQEGMEMEPGLVGDAGDTGNWYSSDEDEGGSSVTSILKTLRQQTSSRPQASVGEQSSIGLGDPRLQKGHPTGSRLSDPRLSRDPRLSRHAETSGGSGPGDSGPSDPRLARALPTSKAEGNLHSNPAGPSSSKGQPPAEEEEGERALREKAVNIPLDPLPGHPLRDPRSQLQQFSHIKKDVTLSKPSFARTVLWNPEDLIPLPIPKQDVPPVPAALQSLPALDPRLHRSTPPGPPNTRQRPGSTDPSTSGSNLPDFELLSRILKTVNVNTPGQSEKPSDPRVRKTPTDPRLQKPADPAAASRAAKPCPTEASPPAASPSGDSSPPATAPYDPRVLAAGGLGQGSSSGQSSVLSGISLYDPRTPNAGGKTAEPASDTSAQPKGPEGNGKGSTSKAKEPPFVRKSALEQPETGKASADGATATDRYNSYNRPRPKATAAPTAASSTPPPEGATPQPGVHNLPVPTLFGTVKPTPKTGTGSPFAGNSPAREGEQDAGSLKDVFKGFDPTASPFCQ from the exons GGAAGATGGTGAGTTGGAAGAAGGTGAACTGGAAGACGATGGGGCTGAGGAGACCCAGGATACCcctggaggacaggagaggagtcggaaagaaaagggagagaagcaTCACAGCGACTCGGATGAGGAGAAGTCCCACAGGAGGCTGAAGCGGAAGCGGAAGAAGGAgcgggagaaggaaaagaggaggtcCAAGAAAAGGCGGAAATCCAAGCACAAA CGCCATGCTTCCTCCAGCGATGACTTCTCGGACTTCTCAGATGACTCAGATTTCAGCCCCAGTGAGAAGGGTCACCGCAAGTACCGGGACTATAGTCCCCCATATGCACCA tcccaccagcaatacTCCTCGTCACACAACACACCACTGCCCAAGAAGTCCTACTCCAAGATGGACAGCAAGGGGTACAGCATGTACGAGGACTACGAGAACGAGCAGTATGGGGAGTACGAGGGGGATGAAGAGGAGGACATGGGTAAGGAAGACTATGATGACTTCACCAAAGAACTGAACCAGTACCGGCGTGCCAAGGAGGGCAGCAGCAGGGGCAGAG GTAGCCGAGGCCGAGGCAGGGGCTACAGGGGCCGTGGGAGCCGAGGAGGATCTCGAGGCCGAGGCATGGGCAGGGGCGGCCGCGGCCGAGGCCGAGGCTCCATGGGGGAGCATCCAGAGGACGAGGAGGACTTGtatgaggaggaggcagag TATGGAGAAAGTGAGGAGCCCATGGGAGACGAGGATTATGATGACTATTCCAAGGAGCTGAACCAGTACCGCAGGTCCAAGGATAGCCGAGGTCGAG GGTTAAGTCGAGGCCGAGGCCGTGGTTCCCGAGGAGGCCGAGGGAAGGGGATGGGCCGGGGCAGAGGTCGAGGCGGCAGAGGTGGAATGAGCAAGGGCGGAGTGAATGATGATGAGGACTTCTACGATGATGACATGGGC GACGGTGGAGGCGGAGGCTACCGGCGGAGTGACCACGACAAGCCCCACCAGCAGTCTGACAAGAAAGGCAAAGTCATCTGCAAGTACTTCGTGGAGGGGCGGTGCACCTGG GGAGACCACTGCAATTTTAGCCATGATATTGAGCTACCGAAGAAGCGAGAGCTGTGCAAATTTTACATTACGGGGTTCTGTGCTCGTGCTGAGAACTGCCCCTACATGCACG GTGACTTTCCATGTAAGTTATACCACACCACTGGGAACTGTATCAATGGTGACGACTGCATGTTCTCCCATGACCCGCTGACGGAAGAGACACGAGAGCTCCTAGATAAG ATGTTGGCTGATGATGCAGAAGCAGGTGCTGAGGACGAGAAGGAAGTAGAGGAGCTGAAGAAGCAGGGCATCAACCCTTTGCCCAAGCCACCTCCTGGTGTAGGGCTCCTGCCTACTCCTCCGCGGCCCCCTGGgcctccagcccccacctctccTAATGGCAGGCCCATGCAAGGTGGCCCTCCTCCACCAccgcctcctcctccaccacctcctggACCTCCTCAGATGCCCCTGCCAACACATGAGCCACTGTCTCCACAGCAGCTACAGCAGGACATGTACAACAAGAAGATCCCCTCTTTGTTTGAGATTGTGGTGCGGCCCACGGGGCAGCTAGCTGAGAAGCTGGGCGTGAG GTTCCCTGGGCCCGGTGGACCCTCAGGGCCAATGGGTCCTGGCCCCAACATGGGACCCCCAGGGCCAATGGGAGGACCCATGCATCCTGACATGCACCCCGACATGCACCCAGACATGCACCCCGACATGCACCCTGACATGCATCCTGACATGCACCCCGACATGCACCCTGACATGCCAATGGGCCCTGGCATGAACCCTGGCCCTCCCATGGGTCCTGGTGGCCCCCCAATGATGCCCTATGGTCCTGGAGACTCCCCACATTCTGGAATGATGCCTCCTATCCCGCCAGCCCAGAACTTCTATGAGAACTTCTACCCGCAGCAAGAGGGCATGGAAATGGAGCCGGGTCTTGTTGGAGATGCAG GTGACACTGGAAACTGGTACTCAAGTGACGAGGATGAAGGGGGAAGCAGTGTCACATCCATCCTCAAGACCTTGAGGCAACAGACATCAAGCCGACCCCAGGCTTCAGTCGGGGAACAGAGCAGCATTGGGCTAGGGGATCCCCGCCTCCAGAAGGGACACCCCACAGGAAGCCGGCTGTCTGACCCCCGCCTCAGCCGGGACCCCAGACTCAGCCGCCACGCAGAGACTTCAGGAGGGTCTGGCCCAGGGGACTCGGGGCCCTCTGACCCTCGGTTGGCTCGTGCTCTGCCCACCTCCAAGGCTGAAGGCAACCTTCATTCCAACCCTGCAGGCCCCAGCAGTTCAAAAGGACAGCCCCCTgcggaagaggaggaaggggagagagccTTGCGGGAAAAGGCAGTGAACATTCCCCTGGACCCTCTGCCTGGACACCCACTACGGGACCCTCGCTCTCAGCTGCAACAGTTCAGCCACATCAAAAAGGATGTGACCCTGAGCAAGCCGAGCTTTGCTCGTACCGTGCTCTGGAACCCTGAAGACCTGATCCCCCTGCCCATCCCCAAGCAGGACGTGCCCCCAGTGCCTGCTGCCCTGCAGTCCCTACCTGCTCTAGATCCTAGGCTACACCGCTCCACACCCCCTGGGCCTCCCAACACCCGGCAGCGTCCAGGCTCCACAGATCCCAGCACCTCTGGCTCTAACCTacctgactttgaactcctctCTCGAATCCTCAAGACTGTCAATGTCAATACCCCTGGCCAGAGTGAAAAGCCCAGCGATCCCAGGGTGCGGAAGACCCCTACTGACCCCAGGTTACAGAAGCCAGCAGATCCTGCGGCAGCCTCCCGTGCAGCCAAGCCCTGTCCCACCGAAGCATCGCCTCCTGCTGCCAGCCCAAGCGGGGATTCATCCCCACCGGCCACGGCTCCCTATGACCCCCGAGTGCTGGCGGCTGGTGGCTTGGGCCAGGGCAGCAGCAGCGGGCAGAGCAGTGTGCTGAGTGGTATCAGCCTATATGACCCAAGGACTCCCAATGCAGGTGGCAAAACTGCAGAGCCAGCTTCTGACACAAGTGCTCAGCCCAAGGGTCCTGAGGGCAATGGCAAGGGCTCCACCTCCAAGGCGAAAGAGCCTCCGTTTGTCCGGAAATCTGCCCTAGAGCAGCCAGAGACAGGGAAGGCCAGCGCAGATGGGGCCACAGCCACGGACAGATACAATAGCTACAACCGGCCCCGGCCCAAGGCCACCGCAGCCCCCACTGCTGCCTCATCTACCCCGCCCCCTGAGGGGGCCACACcccagcctggggtacacaaCCTGCCAGTGCCCACTCTCTTTGGGACTGTAAAGCCGACCCCCAAAACAGGCACAGGGAGCCCATTTGCTGGCAACAGCCCTGCCCGTGAGGGTGAGCAGGATGCGGGGTCCCTGAAGGACGTTTTTAAAGGCTTTGACCCCACAGCCTCCCCCTTCTGCCAGTAG
- the Zc3h4 gene encoding zinc finger CCCH domain-containing protein 4 isoform X1: MEAVPGTPPPPPSESPPPPSPPPPSTPSPPPCSPDGRAATPHLLHHRLPLPDDREDGELEEGELEDDGAEETQDTPGGQERSRKEKGEKHHSDSDEEKSHRRLKRKRKKEREKEKRRSKKRRKSKHKRHASSSDDFSDFSDDSDFSPSEKGHRKYRDYSPPYAPSHQQYSSSHNTPLPKKSYSKMDSKGYSMYEDYENEQYGEYEGDEEEDMGKEDYDDFTKELNQYRRAKEGSSRGRGSRGRGRGYRGRGSRGGSRGRGMGRGGRGRGRGSMGEHPEDEEDLYEEEAEYGESEEPMGDEDYDDYSKELNQYRRSKDSRGRGLSRGRGRGSRGGRGKGMGRGRGRGGRGGMSKGGVNDDEDFYDDDMGDGGGGGYRRSDHDKPHQQSDKKGKVICKYFVEGRCTWGDHCNFSHDIELPKKRELCKFYITGFCARAENCPYMHGDFPCKLYHTTGNCINGDDCMFSHDPLTEETRELLDKMLADDAEAGAEDEKEVEELKKQGINPLPKPPPGVGLLPTPPRPPGPPAPTSPNGRPMQGGPPPPPPPPPPPPGPPQMPLPTHEPLSPQQLQQDMYNKKIPSLFEIVVRPTGQLAEKLGVRFPGPGGPSGPMGPGPNMGPPGPMGGPMHPDMHPDMHPDMHPDMHPDMHPDMHPDMHPDMPMGPGMNPGPPMGPGGPPMMPYGPGDSPHSGMMPPIPPAQNFYENFYPQQEGMEMEPGLVGDAEDYGHYEELPGQPGEPLFPEHPLEPDSFPEGGPPGRPKAGAGVPDFLPSAQRALYLRIQQKQQEEERARRLAESSKQDRENEEGDTGNWYSSDEDEGGSSVTSILKTLRQQTSSRPQASVGEQSSIGLGDPRLQKGHPTGSRLSDPRLSRDPRLSRHAETSGGSGPGDSGPSDPRLARALPTSKAEGNLHSNPAGPSSSKGQPPAEEEEGERALREKAVNIPLDPLPGHPLRDPRSQLQQFSHIKKDVTLSKPSFARTVLWNPEDLIPLPIPKQDVPPVPAALQSLPALDPRLHRSTPPGPPNTRQRPGSTDPSTSGSNLPDFELLSRILKTVNVNTPGQSEKPSDPRVRKTPTDPRLQKPADPAAASRAAKPCPTEASPPAASPSGDSSPPATAPYDPRVLAAGGLGQGSSSGQSSVLSGISLYDPRTPNAGGKTAEPASDTSAQPKGPEGNGKGSTSKAKEPPFVRKSALEQPETGKASADGATATDRYNSYNRPRPKATAAPTAASSTPPPEGATPQPGVHNLPVPTLFGTVKPTPKTGTGSPFAGNSPAREGEQDAGSLKDVFKGFDPTASPFCQ, from the exons GGAAGATGGTGAGTTGGAAGAAGGTGAACTGGAAGACGATGGGGCTGAGGAGACCCAGGATACCcctggaggacaggagaggagtcggaaagaaaagggagagaagcaTCACAGCGACTCGGATGAGGAGAAGTCCCACAGGAGGCTGAAGCGGAAGCGGAAGAAGGAgcgggagaaggaaaagaggaggtcCAAGAAAAGGCGGAAATCCAAGCACAAA CGCCATGCTTCCTCCAGCGATGACTTCTCGGACTTCTCAGATGACTCAGATTTCAGCCCCAGTGAGAAGGGTCACCGCAAGTACCGGGACTATAGTCCCCCATATGCACCA tcccaccagcaatacTCCTCGTCACACAACACACCACTGCCCAAGAAGTCCTACTCCAAGATGGACAGCAAGGGGTACAGCATGTACGAGGACTACGAGAACGAGCAGTATGGGGAGTACGAGGGGGATGAAGAGGAGGACATGGGTAAGGAAGACTATGATGACTTCACCAAAGAACTGAACCAGTACCGGCGTGCCAAGGAGGGCAGCAGCAGGGGCAGAG GTAGCCGAGGCCGAGGCAGGGGCTACAGGGGCCGTGGGAGCCGAGGAGGATCTCGAGGCCGAGGCATGGGCAGGGGCGGCCGCGGCCGAGGCCGAGGCTCCATGGGGGAGCATCCAGAGGACGAGGAGGACTTGtatgaggaggaggcagag TATGGAGAAAGTGAGGAGCCCATGGGAGACGAGGATTATGATGACTATTCCAAGGAGCTGAACCAGTACCGCAGGTCCAAGGATAGCCGAGGTCGAG GGTTAAGTCGAGGCCGAGGCCGTGGTTCCCGAGGAGGCCGAGGGAAGGGGATGGGCCGGGGCAGAGGTCGAGGCGGCAGAGGTGGAATGAGCAAGGGCGGAGTGAATGATGATGAGGACTTCTACGATGATGACATGGGC GACGGTGGAGGCGGAGGCTACCGGCGGAGTGACCACGACAAGCCCCACCAGCAGTCTGACAAGAAAGGCAAAGTCATCTGCAAGTACTTCGTGGAGGGGCGGTGCACCTGG GGAGACCACTGCAATTTTAGCCATGATATTGAGCTACCGAAGAAGCGAGAGCTGTGCAAATTTTACATTACGGGGTTCTGTGCTCGTGCTGAGAACTGCCCCTACATGCACG GTGACTTTCCATGTAAGTTATACCACACCACTGGGAACTGTATCAATGGTGACGACTGCATGTTCTCCCATGACCCGCTGACGGAAGAGACACGAGAGCTCCTAGATAAG ATGTTGGCTGATGATGCAGAAGCAGGTGCTGAGGACGAGAAGGAAGTAGAGGAGCTGAAGAAGCAGGGCATCAACCCTTTGCCCAAGCCACCTCCTGGTGTAGGGCTCCTGCCTACTCCTCCGCGGCCCCCTGGgcctccagcccccacctctccTAATGGCAGGCCCATGCAAGGTGGCCCTCCTCCACCAccgcctcctcctccaccacctcctggACCTCCTCAGATGCCCCTGCCAACACATGAGCCACTGTCTCCACAGCAGCTACAGCAGGACATGTACAACAAGAAGATCCCCTCTTTGTTTGAGATTGTGGTGCGGCCCACGGGGCAGCTAGCTGAGAAGCTGGGCGTGAG GTTCCCTGGGCCCGGTGGACCCTCAGGGCCAATGGGTCCTGGCCCCAACATGGGACCCCCAGGGCCAATGGGAGGACCCATGCATCCTGACATGCACCCCGACATGCACCCAGACATGCACCCCGACATGCACCCTGACATGCATCCTGACATGCACCCCGACATGCACCCTGACATGCCAATGGGCCCTGGCATGAACCCTGGCCCTCCCATGGGTCCTGGTGGCCCCCCAATGATGCCCTATGGTCCTGGAGACTCCCCACATTCTGGAATGATGCCTCCTATCCCGCCAGCCCAGAACTTCTATGAGAACTTCTACCCGCAGCAAGAGGGCATGGAAATGGAGCCGGGTCTTGTTGGAGATGCAG AGGACTACGGGCACTACGAAGAGCTGCCGGGGCAGCCTGGGGAGCCCCTCTTCCCTGAGCACCCTCTGGAGCCTGACAGCTTCCCCGAGGGAGGGCCCCCAGGCCGGCCGAAGGCGGGCGCCGGTGTACCCGACTTCTTGCCCTCGGCTCAGAGGGCCCtgtacctgaggatccagcagaagcagcaggaggaggagagagcgaGGAGGCTGGCTGAGAGCAGCAAACAGGACCGGGAGAATGAGGAAG GTGACACTGGAAACTGGTACTCAAGTGACGAGGATGAAGGGGGAAGCAGTGTCACATCCATCCTCAAGACCTTGAGGCAACAGACATCAAGCCGACCCCAGGCTTCAGTCGGGGAACAGAGCAGCATTGGGCTAGGGGATCCCCGCCTCCAGAAGGGACACCCCACAGGAAGCCGGCTGTCTGACCCCCGCCTCAGCCGGGACCCCAGACTCAGCCGCCACGCAGAGACTTCAGGAGGGTCTGGCCCAGGGGACTCGGGGCCCTCTGACCCTCGGTTGGCTCGTGCTCTGCCCACCTCCAAGGCTGAAGGCAACCTTCATTCCAACCCTGCAGGCCCCAGCAGTTCAAAAGGACAGCCCCCTgcggaagaggaggaaggggagagagccTTGCGGGAAAAGGCAGTGAACATTCCCCTGGACCCTCTGCCTGGACACCCACTACGGGACCCTCGCTCTCAGCTGCAACAGTTCAGCCACATCAAAAAGGATGTGACCCTGAGCAAGCCGAGCTTTGCTCGTACCGTGCTCTGGAACCCTGAAGACCTGATCCCCCTGCCCATCCCCAAGCAGGACGTGCCCCCAGTGCCTGCTGCCCTGCAGTCCCTACCTGCTCTAGATCCTAGGCTACACCGCTCCACACCCCCTGGGCCTCCCAACACCCGGCAGCGTCCAGGCTCCACAGATCCCAGCACCTCTGGCTCTAACCTacctgactttgaactcctctCTCGAATCCTCAAGACTGTCAATGTCAATACCCCTGGCCAGAGTGAAAAGCCCAGCGATCCCAGGGTGCGGAAGACCCCTACTGACCCCAGGTTACAGAAGCCAGCAGATCCTGCGGCAGCCTCCCGTGCAGCCAAGCCCTGTCCCACCGAAGCATCGCCTCCTGCTGCCAGCCCAAGCGGGGATTCATCCCCACCGGCCACGGCTCCCTATGACCCCCGAGTGCTGGCGGCTGGTGGCTTGGGCCAGGGCAGCAGCAGCGGGCAGAGCAGTGTGCTGAGTGGTATCAGCCTATATGACCCAAGGACTCCCAATGCAGGTGGCAAAACTGCAGAGCCAGCTTCTGACACAAGTGCTCAGCCCAAGGGTCCTGAGGGCAATGGCAAGGGCTCCACCTCCAAGGCGAAAGAGCCTCCGTTTGTCCGGAAATCTGCCCTAGAGCAGCCAGAGACAGGGAAGGCCAGCGCAGATGGGGCCACAGCCACGGACAGATACAATAGCTACAACCGGCCCCGGCCCAAGGCCACCGCAGCCCCCACTGCTGCCTCATCTACCCCGCCCCCTGAGGGGGCCACACcccagcctggggtacacaaCCTGCCAGTGCCCACTCTCTTTGGGACTGTAAAGCCGACCCCCAAAACAGGCACAGGGAGCCCATTTGCTGGCAACAGCCCTGCCCGTGAGGGTGAGCAGGATGCGGGGTCCCTGAAGGACGTTTTTAAAGGCTTTGACCCCACAGCCTCCCCCTTCTGCCAGTAG